The following are encoded together in the Citrus sinensis cultivar Valencia sweet orange chromosome 1, DVS_A1.0, whole genome shotgun sequence genome:
- the LOC107176618 gene encoding uncharacterized protein LOC107176618, translating into MAGTSTDTEADLNNSYARFTLVEEEEGGIIVAGAEDDDSESPKIDFRYCLVGRFLTNKVINFPVMKNTMASLWRPGRGVCIKDLSPTLFLFQFFHEIDIKRVIDSGQWTFDQHILIVQRLGIDEQPQNVPLFHMSFWIQIYNLPIGFQSEKILQIIGNYVGKFVESDENNLIGIWRNYMRIRVSIDVRQPLKQKNCPSLYEQTTAITAKLYGHWMKAPTQRNLMNSGDRWLRSNPPGEEMKLGSCTNSVETMVVDLEGAVKSGLNEGNNNDRGKSNEIVDNIAGSLQCLTNRGQLLDKGKDVVVSPKVPGQLQEKLESLKLKLGYTNLFTVNKVGRSSGLVLYWKLAYKVQLLKFGHNFIDVQVENAEVGKWRYTGFYGFPEMSRRRDSWELLRSLSSVSSLPWICIGDFNDLLHISEKQGRCEHPNWKLNGFQATVSDSGLVDLGMDDYQYTWERFRGTVDWVEERLDRALAFSAWISLFPRARELSLEDCVEVVTKSWELSAGLSIQSKLSLCGAELMRWGGHLACDFIKRLASCKQKIGSLQGCRYSTSLAEFVETRKCYNELLHSHEVFWKQRSKSLWLKEGDMNSQYFHSTASTRKRKNTIGRLWNNSKGSASEDILSCVATKITTEQNQNLLEPFTAIDVRDALFSMHLDKSPRPDGMNPAFYQKFWHIVGGDVTAACLRFIDTSNRMKSVLSSIISENQSAFVLGRAITDNILTSAEIMHYLKRARQGKIGTAALKIDMSKAYDRIEWGYLKTMMLKLGFAERWVKLILLCVSTVTYKVLRGNEEVGPIVPSRGLRQGDPLSPDLFIICAEGLSLLLRKHERAGLMHGVWVAKGAPIVCSVGLLNAYIYALLGC; encoded by the exons ATGGCTGGTACGAGCACAGACACCGAGGCTGACCTAAACAATTCTTATGCACGGTTTACTCTTGTTGAGGAGGAGGAAGGGGGGATTATTGTGGCGGGTGCAGAGGATGATGACAGTGAGTCgcctaaaattgattttcgtTACTGCCTTGTGGGTAGGTTTTTGACGAACAAAGTGATTAACTTTCCAGTCATGAAGAACACCATGGCGTCATTATGGAGGCCTGGCAGAGGAGTTTGTATTAAAGATTTATCGCCCACACTATTTCTCTTccaattttttcatgaaattgaCATCAAAAGAGTGATAGACTCGGGGCAGTGGACGTTTGATCAACATATTCTCATTGTTCAGCGACTGGGGATTGATGAACAACCTCAAAATGTCCCCTTATTTCATATGTCTTTTTGGATCCAAATCTACAATCTTCCTATCGGATTCCAATCAGAGAAGATCCTACAAATTATTGGTAATTATGTGGGCAAGTTTGTGGAGTCGGACGAAAACAATCTTATAGGGATATGGAGGAACTATATGAGGATTCGAGTATCCATTGATGTTAGGCAACCTCTCAAGC AGAAGAATTGTCCATCTTTGTATGAGCAAACTACGGCTATTACAGCCAAGCTGTATGGCCATTGGATGAAGGCGCCTACACAAAGAAACTTGATGAACTCCGGCGACCGTTGGCTGCGCTCAAATCCACCAGGAGAGGAGATGAAACTTGGAAGTTGCACTAATTCTGTTGAGACTATGGTAGTTGATTTGGAAGGTGCCGTGAAATCAGGCTTAAATGAGGGCAATAATAATGATAGGGGCAAATCTAATGAAATTGTCGATAATATAGCAGGATCTCTACAATGCCTGACAAATCGTGGTCAACTGCTTGATAAAGGAAAGGATGTGGTAGTATCTCCTAAAGTTCCGGGTCAACT tcaagaaaaattagagagTTTGAAGCTTAAGTTGGGTTATACTAATTTGTTTACAGTAAATAAAGTGGGCCGAAGTAGTGGGCTTGTCCTTTACTGGAAATTAGCTTACAAAGTTCAATTGCTTAAATTTGGGCATAATTTCATTGACGTTCAAGTTGAAAATGCAGAAGTTGGAAAATGGCGATATACTGGGTTCTATGGCTTCCCTGAGATGAGTAGAAGGCGTGATTCGTGGGAGCTGCTTCGTTCCTTATCCTCGGTTTCCTCTTTACCTTGGATCTGCATCGGTGATTTCAACGATCTTTTGcatataagtgaaaaacagGGCAGGTGTGAGCATCCAAATTGGAAGCTTAATGGGTTTCAAGCGACTGTTTCGGACTCTGGATTGGTCGATTTAGGCATGGACGACTATCAATACACATGGGAGAGGTTTCGGGGCACGGTTGACTGGGTGGAGGAGCGTTTGGATAGAGCTTTGGCTTTCAGCGCTTGGATTTCCCTTTTCCCGAGAGCTAGAGAGTTGAGCTTGGAG GATTGTGTGGAGGTTGTTACAAAGAGTTGGGAGTTATCAGCTGGTCTTTCAATTCAATCTAAACTTTCTCTTTGTGGGGCTGAGCTTATGCGTTGGGGTGGTCACCTTGCTTGTGATTTTATTAAGCGGCTGGCATCTTGCAAGCAAAAAATAGGGTCTCTTCAGGGGTGCCGATATTCAACGAGTTTGGCTGAATTTGTGGAAACACGGAAGTGTTATAATGAATTGTTGCACAGCCATGAGGTGTTTTGGAAACAAAGGTCGAAGTCGTTATGGTTGAAGGAGGGGGACATGAACTCTCAGTATTTCCATTCCACCGCTTCTACgaggaaaagaaagaacacAATTGGGCGATTATGGAACAATTCTA AAGGAAGTGCTAGTGAGGATATTTTGTCCTGTGTTGCAACGAAGATTACAACGGAACAGAACCAGAATTTATTGGAGCCTTTCACGGCTATTGATGTTCGTGATGCACTCTTTAGCATGCACCTTGATAAGTCCCCAAGGCCGGATGGAATGAACCCTGCCTTCTATCAGAAGTTTTGGCACATTGTTGGAGGTGACGTGACTGCTGCGTGCTTGCGCTTCATTGATACAT CTAATCGCATGAAGAGTGTTCTTAGCTCGATTATTTCAGAAAATCAAAGTGCTTTTGTGCTTGGGAGGGCCATTACTGATAATATCCTAACCTCGGCAGAGATTATGCACTATTTAAAGCGGGCGAGGCAAGGGAAGATAGGGACTGCAGCTTTAAAAATTGACATGTCTAAGGCGTATGATAGGATTGAGTGGGGTTATTTAAAGACTATGATGTTGAAGTTGGGATTTGCTGAGAGATGGGTTAAGTTAATCCTTTTGTGTGTTTCTACTGTCACTTATAAGGTTCTCCGAGGCAATGAGGAAGTGGGGCCTATCGTCCCTAGTAGAGGTTTGAGGCAGGGAGATCCTTTGTCTCCAGATTTGTTCATCATTTGTGCGGAAGGGTTGAGTTTATTACTTCGAAAGCACGAGAGGGCAGGTTTGATGCATGGAGTTTGGGTGGCTAAGGGAGCTCCGATA GTATGCTCTGTTGGGTTGCTGAATGCTTACATATATGCTCTGTTGGGTTGCTGA